The Chitinophaga flava genome has a segment encoding these proteins:
- a CDS encoding DUF3667 domain-containing protein produces the protein MKTQPLRKDNHCLNCGSEVPERFCSRCGQENTVQHETFGHLVGHFVADIFHYDSQLLLTLKYLATRPGLLSKEYWAGRRVMYVNPIKLYVFVSFVFFFFFFTLANGPDHEKNRHAVNRQAEMESSGLTNINVNGLDSEYKSVAEYDSIQAALPENKRNTGMDGRMQRGMAKLRENKKEAKEVLKEMFSHNLPKVMFILLPLFALLMKWSHRRSKMVYADHAIFTIHFHSFLFIILFVGLVLRYFFRSQTPLDLAYWGAFGYLVLGLRNAYKQSFWKSFIKASLLSITYLFVCVTVFVLFVVGVLSFY, from the coding sequence TTGAAAACACAACCCTTACGTAAAGATAACCACTGTCTTAATTGCGGCAGTGAGGTCCCTGAACGTTTCTGCTCCCGCTGTGGACAGGAAAATACTGTACAACACGAAACCTTTGGCCACCTGGTAGGACACTTTGTTGCTGACATATTTCACTACGACTCCCAGCTCCTGCTGACACTTAAATACCTGGCTACCCGCCCCGGCTTACTCTCTAAAGAATACTGGGCCGGCAGAAGAGTCATGTATGTCAATCCGATCAAACTATATGTCTTCGTGTCTTTTGTATTTTTCTTCTTTTTCTTCACCCTCGCCAATGGGCCTGATCATGAAAAAAATAGACATGCTGTCAATAGACAGGCAGAGATGGAATCATCAGGTCTGACTAATATCAACGTAAATGGTCTGGACTCGGAGTATAAAAGCGTTGCGGAATATGATTCTATACAGGCTGCCCTGCCCGAAAATAAACGCAATACCGGCATGGATGGCCGCATGCAGCGTGGTATGGCAAAACTCAGGGAAAACAAAAAGGAAGCAAAGGAAGTGTTGAAAGAGATGTTTAGCCATAACCTGCCAAAGGTGATGTTCATCCTGCTGCCGCTGTTTGCACTGCTGATGAAATGGAGCCACCGCAGGAGTAAAATGGTTTACGCAGACCATGCTATCTTCACTATTCATTTTCATTCATTTTTATTCATCATTCTTTTTGTGGGCCTGGTGCTGCGGTATTTTTTCCGGAGTCAGACACCGCTGGACCTGGCATACTGGGGCGCCTTCGGATACCTGGTGCTCGGCCTTAGAAACGCTTATAAGCAGTCATTCTGGAAGTCCTTTATAAAAGCAAGCTTGCTGTCTATTACCTATCTGTTCGTCTGTGTAACTGTGTTTGTGCTGTTTGTAGTGGGAGTCCTGTCATTCTATTGA
- a CDS encoding enoyl-CoA hydratase-related protein, with the protein MQPEFIIIHPQVAPHVAHIQLNRPKELNALNLQLMGELRDALKLLDADDQVRVIVISGNEKAFAAGADIKQMAEKSAMDMYNTDQFSTWDTIKKTKKPIIAAVSGFALGGGCELMMLCDMVVASETARFGQPEIKLGVMPGAGGTQRLTRAVGKALAMEMVLTGRFITAQEALQAGLINRIVPVELFLQEAIKLAQEIATMAPLAVKMAKEAVLKAFDTTLDEGLHFERKNFYLLFASEDQKEGMQAFMEKRTPSFKGK; encoded by the coding sequence ATGCAACCGGAATTTATCATCATACACCCCCAGGTGGCGCCCCATGTAGCCCACATCCAGTTAAACAGGCCTAAAGAACTGAATGCCCTCAATCTCCAGCTGATGGGAGAGTTGCGCGATGCGCTCAAACTCCTCGATGCCGACGACCAGGTAAGGGTCATCGTGATCAGCGGTAATGAAAAAGCTTTCGCCGCAGGCGCTGATATCAAACAGATGGCCGAGAAATCAGCCATGGATATGTACAACACTGACCAGTTCAGTACCTGGGATACCATCAAAAAAACGAAGAAGCCCATCATCGCAGCTGTCAGTGGCTTTGCCCTCGGCGGTGGCTGCGAACTGATGATGCTCTGTGATATGGTGGTAGCCAGTGAAACAGCCCGTTTCGGTCAGCCGGAAATCAAACTGGGCGTGATGCCCGGAGCTGGCGGCACGCAACGCCTTACCCGTGCAGTCGGAAAAGCCCTTGCCATGGAAATGGTGCTCACCGGCCGTTTTATTACCGCCCAGGAAGCCCTCCAGGCCGGCCTGATCAATCGTATCGTACCGGTGGAACTATTCCTCCAGGAAGCAATCAAACTGGCCCAGGAAATAGCAACCATGGCACCACTGGCAGTGAAAATGGCTAAAGAGGCCGTCCTCAAAGCCTTTGATACTACCCTCGATGAAGGCCTCCATTTCGAAAGGAAAAACTTCTACCTCCTCTTCGCTTCGGAAGACCAGAAAGAAGGTATGCAGGCCTTTATGGAAAAAAGAACTCCCAGCTTCAAAGGAAAATAA
- a CDS encoding Tex family protein — protein sequence MNPKHITLISSELSISAKQAENTMNLLAEGSTVPFISRYRKEVTGSLDEVQIGRIEDLQKRYKEVDDRREFIIKTITEQEKMTPELLEKLESTWVLAELEDIYLPYKPKRKTRATIAIEKGLEPLAKLLFDQQDGDISAAETFITELVATSEEALKGARDIIAEWINENAECRDKLRKLFTHTGKLTSKVAEGKEEEGNKYKDYFEFTEDLREVPSHRVLAILRAESEGILFSTIAPEEEEAMGIIDKQFVTGRGAASEQVAKAGADAYKRLLRPSLENEFRSVAKDKADGEAIDVFAENLRQLLLAAPLGPKAVIAIDPGYRTGCKVVALDNQGNMLDHDVIFPLEKNYKKDDAEALLKKWADRYDTAAIAVGNGTAGRETEEFVKKIDFGKKINVFMVNESGASVYSASEVAREEFPDQDVTVRGAVSIGRRLIDPLAELVKIDPKSIGVGQYQHDVNQSSLKQSLDRVVVSCVNNVGVNLNTASKHLLAYVSGLGPSLAENIVKYRKENGAFSNRTQLKKVHRLGDKAFEQCAGFLRIENGDNPLDNSAVHPERYKLVEEMAAKQNCSIQELIGQEDLRKKINPKDFIREDAGMLTIEDILKELAKPSRDPRDEIAIFEYAEGIHKIEDLKSGMVLPGVVTNITAFGAFVDIGVKQDGLVHISHMSNKFISNPNEAVKLNQKVQVTVLEVDIARKRISLSMKDQEKGGSSQQQGPRKERRDTPAGNAGKGNRDNSRGKENKEAPLNDFQAKLAALKNKFDR from the coding sequence ATGAATCCGAAACACATTACGCTTATTTCATCCGAACTGAGTATATCCGCCAAACAGGCAGAGAATACAATGAACCTGTTGGCCGAAGGCTCCACGGTACCATTTATCAGCCGTTACCGTAAGGAAGTGACGGGAAGTCTGGATGAAGTACAGATTGGTCGCATTGAAGACCTTCAGAAGCGTTACAAGGAAGTGGACGACCGTCGTGAGTTTATCATCAAAACCATTACGGAGCAGGAGAAAATGACCCCTGAGCTGCTGGAGAAGCTGGAATCCACCTGGGTGCTGGCAGAGCTGGAAGACATTTATCTTCCCTACAAACCCAAGCGCAAAACCCGTGCGACCATTGCTATTGAGAAAGGGCTGGAGCCGCTGGCCAAGCTGCTGTTTGACCAGCAGGATGGCGATATCAGTGCTGCAGAGACCTTTATCACTGAGCTGGTAGCCACTTCCGAAGAAGCCCTGAAAGGCGCCCGCGACATCATTGCAGAATGGATCAATGAAAATGCGGAATGCCGTGACAAACTGCGTAAATTATTTACCCATACCGGCAAGCTGACCTCCAAAGTAGCAGAAGGCAAAGAAGAGGAAGGCAACAAATACAAGGATTATTTTGAGTTTACAGAAGACCTCCGCGAAGTGCCGTCACACCGTGTGCTGGCCATTCTGCGTGCAGAGTCTGAAGGTATATTGTTCAGCACCATTGCACCTGAAGAGGAAGAAGCGATGGGCATTATCGACAAACAGTTTGTTACCGGCAGAGGTGCTGCTTCCGAGCAGGTAGCCAAAGCTGGCGCCGACGCCTACAAACGTCTGCTGCGCCCTTCTCTGGAAAATGAATTCAGATCCGTAGCCAAAGATAAAGCTGACGGTGAAGCGATTGACGTGTTTGCTGAAAACCTGCGTCAGCTGTTGCTGGCAGCACCACTGGGACCTAAGGCTGTAATCGCCATCGACCCGGGTTACCGTACCGGCTGTAAAGTGGTAGCACTTGACAACCAGGGTAACATGCTGGACCACGACGTGATTTTCCCGCTGGAGAAAAATTATAAAAAAGATGATGCGGAAGCCCTGCTGAAAAAATGGGCAGACCGTTATGATACCGCTGCCATTGCCGTAGGTAATGGTACTGCCGGCCGTGAAACTGAAGAGTTTGTCAAAAAAATCGACTTCGGCAAAAAGATCAATGTGTTTATGGTGAATGAAAGCGGCGCCTCTGTATACTCCGCTTCCGAAGTAGCCCGTGAAGAGTTCCCTGACCAGGATGTTACCGTTCGTGGTGCTGTATCTATCGGCCGCAGGCTGATTGATCCGCTGGCAGAACTGGTAAAAATCGATCCTAAATCCATCGGTGTAGGACAGTATCAGCACGACGTAAACCAGTCATCCCTGAAGCAGAGCCTGGACCGTGTAGTAGTTAGCTGCGTAAACAACGTAGGTGTAAACCTCAACACCGCCTCCAAACACCTGCTGGCATATGTTTCCGGCCTTGGCCCTTCTCTCGCAGAAAATATCGTAAAATACCGCAAGGAAAACGGCGCCTTCAGCAACCGTACGCAGCTGAAGAAAGTACACCGCCTCGGCGATAAAGCCTTTGAACAGTGCGCAGGCTTCCTTCGCATTGAAAACGGTGACAACCCGCTCGATAACTCCGCCGTACACCCTGAACGCTACAAACTCGTGGAAGAAATGGCTGCCAAACAAAACTGTAGCATACAGGAACTGATTGGCCAGGAGGACCTGCGTAAAAAGATCAATCCTAAAGATTTTATACGGGAAGATGCCGGTATGCTCACGATTGAAGATATCCTGAAAGAGCTGGCTAAACCTAGTCGCGACCCACGCGATGAAATCGCTATCTTCGAATATGCAGAAGGTATCCACAAAATTGAAGACCTCAAATCCGGTATGGTACTGCCCGGCGTAGTAACCAATATCACCGCATTTGGCGCTTTCGTAGATATCGGCGTAAAACAGGATGGTCTGGTACATATCTCTCATATGTCCAATAAATTCATCAGCAACCCGAATGAGGCTGTGAAGCTGAACCAGAAAGTTCAGGTAACCGTACTGGAAGTAGATATCGCCCGCAAGCGTATTTCCCTCTCCATGAAAGATCAGGAGAAAGGCGGCAGCAGCCAGCAGCAAGGTCCGCGCAAAGAACGCAGAGACACCCCTGCCGGTAATGCCGGTAAAGGAAACAGAGATAACAGCCGTGGCAAAGAAAACAAAGAAGCCCCGCTGAATGATTTCCAGGCTAAGCTGGCAGCGTTAAAAAACAAATTCGACCGCTAA
- the mazG gene encoding nucleoside triphosphate pyrophosphohydrolase, whose product MEKTATFNRLLQIMDDLREKCPWDRKQTIQTLRQLTIEETYELADAITDEDWKSIREELGDILLHIVFYAKIASEKQQFDINDVINGVCDKLIARHPHIYGDVKVEDEEQVKQNWEKLKLKEGKKSVLSGVPVSLPALVKAMRLQEKAKQTGFEWDNTTQVWDKVKEEVGELEEVVNTGNQDEMEAEFGDVLFSLVNYSRFINIDAENALERTNKKFQRRFQQMEALALEQGRHLNDMNLTEMDTLWNKVKAMEI is encoded by the coding sequence ATGGAAAAGACAGCTACATTCAACAGATTGTTACAGATCATGGACGATTTAAGGGAAAAATGTCCCTGGGACCGCAAACAAACCATCCAGACACTGCGGCAACTGACCATTGAAGAAACCTATGAGCTGGCAGATGCCATCACAGATGAAGACTGGAAGTCCATCCGCGAAGAACTGGGCGATATCCTCCTGCATATCGTCTTCTACGCTAAAATAGCTTCTGAAAAACAACAATTCGATATCAACGATGTGATCAACGGCGTATGTGATAAACTGATCGCCAGACACCCGCATATTTATGGAGATGTGAAAGTGGAAGATGAAGAACAGGTAAAACAAAACTGGGAAAAACTAAAACTGAAGGAAGGTAAAAAATCCGTCCTCAGCGGAGTCCCCGTTTCACTGCCTGCCCTGGTAAAAGCCATGCGCCTCCAGGAAAAAGCCAAACAAACAGGCTTCGAATGGGACAATACCACCCAGGTATGGGATAAGGTAAAAGAAGAAGTAGGAGAACTCGAAGAAGTGGTCAACACCGGCAACCAGGACGAAATGGAAGCCGAATTCGGTGATGTACTTTTCTCCCTGGTCAACTATTCCCGCTTCATCAACATCGACGCGGAAAATGCCCTGGAACGTACCAACAAAAAATTCCAGCGCCGCTTCCAGCAAATGGAAGCCCTCGCCCTCGAACAGGGCCGCCACCTCAATGATATGAATCTAACGGAAATGGATACACTCTGGAATAAGGTGAAAGCCATGGAAATTTAA
- a CDS encoding sensor histidine kinase, whose product MIDIKEIRLFFLRHGYLLIIAAWLFTFAFLFSNYWAYYSSPQGVKRSIEKSLQKREQSFDRLLQDTTMISSLFQRTYDEKTLDKLRQRDYEVFAYDSSAQGSWLTFWSTSQVEPEDLHDVLKPGTQFLKLKNGYYEVITRQLKTSGNHQHFIVATIPVRMEYAIRNSFLISHFYNKSELGPEYSIHMDLPGLILPDHTILPVKSSNDQTLFFLDYNKSIRAQPPNTLSVLLRVLGCICVLIFFNLFATLLAKTTNPLYGFVFLFLMVFGLRVLSYAYPFPFNLRALNIFDPAIYAKDEIFYSLGDLLLNVLLTFWMIVFFREHVKTINLPVIRKRWLQSIVIIFASLLLYMVEQFLADLIQSLVIDSRISFDVTNPFSLTEYSLIGFIVLGFISFSFLFFSQIINYLLNELTNFQYRTKYIWLAAIGIIWQLWRMHSPELPFAVGMVIWLLLYIVLLDFLADRFESSMATVPFLFWLFLLTITTSGALVYFNDQKELAVREKLAADLSKQRDPYLEMLLNDVGKKIENDEYMQYFFLDKGHKQSKSRMEEVLLQNYFQGYLSRFDVSFYPFDENGQPIYSGDTTSLTSFHRRMFYESEVSPSDANTNDLYYYEPSFNDYNYIGKKEFHNPLDHSGTGVLIYVVKPKTFSTERLYPELLVEGDLYDHNRESSGNYSYAIYDKGILVSHYSDYPFPIRLYPGDVPPGELTIRDVNGHSEMIYRASPEKVVIVVKQSRTFVEFITLFAYMFCLFLLIIVVYKAFDLLIKARMRLSNVKALINISIRKKVHGTIIFVVVFSFVILGITTTMFFIWRSEAQNREKLSKTMGEVATDVETIFLNQRDMDEIDNMYDPVFKEKLTSALGNIANERALDINVYDADGNLRLTTQPLMTEKGLISGKMEPLAYYEISRQQHIQFIQTEKIGSMPFLSGYMPLRNRSGDVMAYLNVPYFATQTERNQQISNFLVALINFNAFIFLIAGMVALLITNSITRSFSLVTEKLRHVNLGQRNDEIEWDKDDEIGALVKEYNKMVRKLEVSAARLAKSEREGAWREMARQVAHEIKNPLTPMKLSIQYLQRAIASDSPNVKDLSTNVARTLVEQIEHLSNIASDFSAFARIGESNNEVVLLNEVLSSLSSLYQTQEDCDIEYIEPGRPLYIFADKTQMNRLFTNLLLNAIQAIPEETTGHIVIRLQETADRYVIVSVADNGGGISPEVQSRIFVPNFTTKSSGTGLGLAMCKNIAEQTRGEIWFETKLNEGTTFYVKLPLYQE is encoded by the coding sequence TTGATTGATATAAAAGAAATACGTCTTTTTTTCCTCCGGCATGGCTATCTCCTGATTATAGCGGCATGGCTGTTTACTTTTGCGTTTCTGTTCAGTAACTACTGGGCTTACTATTCTTCTCCGCAGGGTGTGAAGAGAAGTATCGAGAAAAGTCTGCAGAAAAGGGAGCAATCATTCGATAGGCTCCTGCAGGATACTACTATGATCAGCAGCCTTTTTCAGCGTACCTATGATGAAAAGACACTGGACAAACTGAGGCAGCGCGATTATGAAGTCTTCGCCTATGACTCCAGTGCACAGGGTTCCTGGCTTACTTTCTGGAGTACCAGCCAGGTAGAGCCTGAAGATCTTCATGATGTGCTCAAGCCTGGTACGCAGTTCCTGAAACTGAAAAACGGCTACTACGAAGTCATTACCCGCCAGCTGAAAACCTCCGGCAATCACCAGCATTTTATTGTGGCTACGATCCCTGTGCGCATGGAATACGCTATCCGCAACAGTTTCCTCATCAGTCACTTTTACAACAAGTCAGAGCTGGGGCCGGAATATTCCATCCATATGGATCTTCCTGGCCTTATACTGCCCGACCATACCATCCTCCCGGTCAAAAGCAGTAATGATCAGACTTTGTTTTTCCTTGACTACAATAAAAGTATCCGTGCTCAGCCTCCTAATACACTCAGCGTGTTGTTACGGGTATTGGGATGCATCTGTGTGCTGATTTTCTTTAACCTCTTTGCTACGTTGCTGGCTAAAACCACCAATCCGCTGTATGGGTTTGTGTTTCTTTTCCTGATGGTGTTTGGGTTGCGTGTGCTGAGTTACGCTTATCCTTTCCCGTTCAATCTGCGGGCACTCAATATCTTTGATCCGGCCATCTATGCGAAAGATGAAATCTTTTATTCGCTGGGTGACCTTTTACTCAACGTACTGCTCACATTCTGGATGATCGTGTTTTTCCGGGAACACGTGAAAACCATCAACCTGCCGGTTATCCGTAAACGCTGGCTGCAAAGCATTGTTATCATCTTTGCCAGTCTTCTGTTGTACATGGTGGAGCAGTTTCTGGCAGATCTTATCCAGAGCCTAGTGATAGACTCCAGGATATCTTTTGATGTCACCAATCCTTTCAGTCTCACAGAATACAGTCTGATCGGGTTTATCGTACTGGGTTTTATCTCCTTCAGCTTTTTATTTTTCTCTCAGATCATCAACTATCTGCTTAATGAGCTGACCAATTTCCAGTACCGGACCAAATACATCTGGCTGGCCGCCATCGGTATTATCTGGCAGCTGTGGCGTATGCATAGCCCTGAGTTGCCTTTCGCGGTAGGGATGGTCATCTGGCTCCTGTTATACATTGTGCTGCTCGATTTCCTGGCAGACAGATTTGAAAGCAGTATGGCCACAGTGCCTTTCCTCTTCTGGCTGTTCCTGCTCACAATCACCACCTCCGGTGCCCTGGTGTATTTTAATGACCAGAAAGAGCTGGCTGTCCGTGAAAAACTGGCTGCCGACCTCTCCAAGCAGCGGGATCCATACCTGGAAATGCTGCTCAATGATGTAGGTAAAAAAATTGAAAACGACGAATACATGCAGTATTTCTTCCTGGATAAAGGACATAAGCAGTCCAAATCCAGGATGGAGGAAGTGTTGTTACAAAATTATTTCCAGGGTTACCTGAGCCGCTTTGATGTATCGTTTTATCCTTTTGATGAAAACGGACAACCCATCTATTCCGGTGATACTACCAGTCTCACTTCGTTCCACCGCCGGATGTTCTATGAATCGGAAGTCTCACCTTCGGATGCCAATACCAATGATCTTTATTATTACGAGCCCAGTTTCAATGATTACAACTATATCGGTAAAAAGGAATTCCACAATCCGCTGGACCATTCCGGTACCGGCGTATTGATATATGTGGTGAAGCCCAAAACCTTCAGCACTGAGAGGTTATACCCCGAGCTGCTGGTGGAAGGTGATTTGTACGACCATAACAGGGAATCTTCGGGCAACTACTCATATGCCATCTATGACAAGGGGATACTGGTCAGTCATTATAGTGATTATCCGTTCCCTATCCGCCTGTATCCGGGGGATGTGCCTCCCGGGGAACTGACTATCAGGGATGTAAACGGGCATTCTGAAATGATATACAGAGCTTCTCCCGAAAAGGTGGTGATTGTGGTGAAACAGAGCCGCACCTTTGTAGAGTTCATCACACTGTTTGCGTATATGTTCTGTCTCTTCCTGTTGATCATTGTGGTATACAAGGCTTTCGATCTGCTGATCAAGGCAAGGATGAGGCTCAGCAATGTCAAGGCGCTGATCAATATCAGTATCCGCAAAAAAGTACATGGTACGATCATCTTTGTAGTGGTGTTTTCATTTGTGATATTGGGTATTACGACTACCATGTTCTTTATCTGGCGTTCAGAGGCGCAGAACAGGGAGAAACTGAGCAAGACGATGGGAGAGGTGGCTACTGATGTGGAAACGATTTTCCTCAATCAGCGGGATATGGACGAGATAGATAACATGTATGATCCGGTGTTTAAGGAGAAGTTGACCTCCGCCCTGGGTAATATCGCCAATGAGCGGGCACTCGATATCAATGTATACGATGCTGATGGTAACCTGCGGCTTACCACCCAGCCGCTGATGACGGAGAAAGGGCTGATCTCCGGTAAAATGGAGCCACTGGCCTATTACGAGATATCCCGGCAGCAGCACATTCAGTTTATCCAGACAGAAAAGATAGGCAGTATGCCTTTCCTGTCTGGTTATATGCCGCTCCGCAATCGTTCCGGCGATGTGATGGCCTACCTCAATGTGCCTTATTTTGCCACACAAACGGAACGTAACCAGCAGATTTCCAACTTCCTTGTGGCATTGATCAATTTCAACGCGTTTATCTTCCTCATTGCAGGTATGGTAGCGTTGCTGATCACCAATTCTATTACCCGGTCTTTCTCTCTGGTAACGGAAAAGCTGCGGCACGTGAACCTCGGACAGCGTAATGATGAGATAGAATGGGATAAAGATGATGAGATTGGTGCGCTGGTAAAAGAATACAATAAGATGGTTCGTAAACTGGAGGTGAGTGCGGCCAGGCTGGCCAAGAGCGAACGTGAAGGAGCCTGGAGGGAGATGGCCCGGCAGGTGGCCCACGAAATCAAAAACCCGCTGACACCCATGAAGCTCAGTATCCAGTACCTGCAGCGGGCTATCGCCAGTGATTCACCCAATGTGAAAGACCTGTCTACCAATGTGGCCCGTACGCTGGTGGAACAGATTGAGCACCTGTCCAATATCGCGTCAGACTTTTCTGCCTTTGCCCGCATTGGAGAATCCAATAATGAAGTGGTGTTGCTTAATGAAGTGTTGTCTTCCCTCTCCAGTCTGTATCAGACGCAGGAAGACTGTGATATCGAATATATAGAGCCGGGACGCCCGTTGTATATATTTGCCGACAAAACACAGATGAACCGGCTGTTTACCAACCTGTTGCTCAATGCCATCCAGGCTATTCCGGAAGAAACCACCGGGCATATCGTCATACGCCTGCAGGAAACGGCAGACCGCTATGTAATTGTCAGTGTGGCCGATAATGGGGGAGGGATCTCACCGGAAGTGCAGTCCAGGATCTTTGTGCCCAATTTTACCACCAAGTCATCTGGTACCGGGCTGGGGCTGGCGATGTGTAAAAATATTGCTGAACAGACAAGAGGGGAGATCTGGTTTGAAACAAAGCTCAACGAAGGCACTACTTTTTATGTGAAACTACCCCTTTATCAGGAGTAG
- the plsX gene encoding phosphate acyltransferase PlsX: MRIGLDMMGGDFAPAEAVKGVKLYLDAVASDAHLVLIGDESQLAPLLADAQLDQSKYSVVHSSQVIGMDEHPTRALKEKPHSSISIGFHLLKNEKIDAFISAGNTGAMMVGTFYSIKAIDGVQRPTISTLVPRENGSQGLLLDVGINADCKPENLVQFAILGSLYSKHILKIDNPKVGLLNIGEEEGKGNLLAQATYPLLKENKLINFIGNIEGRDLFSGKADVMVCEGFTGNIVLKLAESFYDISVRRNIQDDYLKQFDSESYGGTPVLGVSKPVIIGHGISKGLAFQNMILLAQQMIESKLLEEIKESFHSNS, encoded by the coding sequence ATGAGAATCGGGCTTGATATGATGGGTGGCGACTTCGCCCCCGCAGAAGCAGTAAAAGGAGTAAAATTATATTTAGACGCCGTTGCATCTGATGCGCATCTGGTGCTAATAGGGGACGAGTCACAACTGGCCCCTTTATTAGCGGATGCACAGTTGGACCAATCAAAATATTCAGTTGTTCATTCATCCCAAGTAATTGGGATGGATGAACACCCTACCAGGGCACTGAAAGAGAAGCCACACTCATCCATCTCTATCGGCTTTCATTTACTGAAAAATGAGAAAATAGATGCTTTTATCAGCGCAGGTAACACCGGCGCCATGATGGTAGGCACCTTTTATTCCATTAAAGCCATAGACGGTGTGCAACGTCCTACTATTTCTACTCTGGTCCCCCGTGAAAACGGTTCACAAGGATTACTACTGGACGTAGGTATCAATGCCGACTGCAAACCTGAAAACCTGGTACAATTTGCCATCCTCGGCTCCCTCTATTCCAAGCACATACTGAAGATTGATAATCCGAAAGTAGGATTGCTGAATATCGGCGAAGAAGAAGGCAAAGGTAACCTCCTTGCCCAGGCAACTTACCCGCTGTTAAAAGAAAACAAACTCATCAACTTCATTGGCAACATCGAAGGAAGAGATCTCTTCTCTGGAAAAGCGGATGTAATGGTCTGTGAAGGCTTCACCGGCAACATCGTACTGAAGCTGGCTGAATCGTTCTATGATATTTCCGTTAGACGCAATATCCAGGATGACTATCTGAAACAGTTTGACTCAGAATCATACGGCGGAACTCCCGTACTGGGCGTATCCAAACCGGTGATTATTGGTCATGGTATCTCCAAGGGCCTCGCCTTTCAAAACATGATCCTGCTGGCACAACAAATGATTGAAAGCAAATTGCTGGAAGAAATCAAAGAAAGCTTCCACAGCAATAGCTAA
- the rpmF gene encoding 50S ribosomal protein L32, whose product MPNPKRRHSQQRSAKRRTHYKAVADTLSTDSATGEVHLRHRAHWVENKLYYKGKVVLEKQSSAK is encoded by the coding sequence ATGCCAAATCCTAAACGCAGACATTCTCAGCAAAGATCAGCAAAGAGAAGAACGCATTATAAGGCGGTAGCGGATACATTAAGCACAGACAGCGCAACCGGAGAAGTGCACCTGAGACACCGTGCTCATTGGGTAGAAAACAAACTGTACTACAAAGGAAAAGTAGTATTGGAAAAACAGAGCAGCGCTAAATAA
- a CDS encoding YceD family protein: protein MKPLREFDIAFVGLKPGVHSFHYEIGESFFEHYEGERDFSNCKATVNLTLDKKTNFFLLKFEIGGTVTVTCDRCGEPFELQLWDDFNQIVKLVDNPDELASEDADPDVSYISKTESHLHVADWIYEFILLSIPMQRIHPNTADGKSGCDPKVIEMLERMNQQAKEKDNPIWKGLDKFKDN from the coding sequence ATGAAACCACTCCGCGAATTTGATATAGCCTTTGTTGGATTAAAACCAGGGGTGCATTCATTTCACTATGAGATCGGAGAAAGTTTCTTTGAGCATTATGAAGGGGAGAGAGATTTCAGCAATTGTAAGGCGACAGTAAATCTGACGCTGGATAAGAAGACTAACTTCTTTTTGCTGAAGTTTGAGATTGGAGGCACGGTAACAGTGACCTGTGACCGTTGCGGAGAGCCCTTTGAGCTGCAGCTATGGGATGATTTTAACCAGATTGTGAAACTGGTGGACAATCCTGATGAGCTAGCCAGCGAAGATGCTGACCCGGATGTATCTTATATTTCCAAGACAGAGAGCCACCTTCATGTGGCGGATTGGATTTATGAGTTCATTCTGCTGAGCATTCCGATGCAACGCATACATCCCAATACTGCCGATGGCAAAAGCGGATGTGATCCCAAAGTGATTGAAATGCTGGAACGTATGAACCAGCAGGCTAAAGAAAAAGATAACCCAATCTGGAAAGGGTTGGATAAATTTAAGGACAATTAA